A single genomic interval of Chitinophaga sp. 180180018-3 harbors:
- the coaA gene encoding type I pantothenate kinase — protein MSTSLKRDRYTPYISFTRKEWAERSGDAMLQLEDYDLEALHGMNEPLTLEEIRQVYLPLAHLLNLYVTASQHLHTATSKFLSSQAHKVPYIIGIAGSVAVGKSTTARVLQKLLQAWPNHPRVDLVTTDGFLYPNKILDANNIMNRKGFPESYDIKRLIHFLADVKSGKQKVAAPLYSHLEYDVLPGQLQWIEQPDIVIVEGVNVLQVRPRQQQKDPAVFVSDFFDFSIYVDAAEKDIRQWYIARFESLRKTAFQNPESFFHRYAHLSDAATVELATQIWEDINKPNLEQNIAPTRYRSSLILEKGHHHFVQSIQLRKT, from the coding sequence ATGTCCACTTCTTTGAAACGCGACCGCTATACTCCCTATATCAGCTTTACCCGTAAGGAATGGGCGGAGCGAAGCGGCGATGCCATGCTTCAACTGGAGGATTACGACCTGGAAGCATTACATGGAATGAATGAACCGCTCACACTCGAAGAGATCAGGCAGGTATATCTTCCACTGGCACATCTGCTGAACTTATACGTAACTGCATCACAGCATCTGCATACCGCTACCAGCAAATTTCTCAGCAGCCAGGCGCACAAGGTACCCTATATCATTGGTATAGCCGGGAGCGTGGCCGTGGGTAAAAGTACCACTGCCCGTGTGTTGCAGAAATTACTGCAGGCATGGCCCAATCATCCACGGGTGGATCTTGTAACCACCGATGGATTCCTGTATCCGAATAAAATACTGGATGCCAATAATATCATGAACCGGAAAGGATTTCCGGAGAGTTACGATATCAAACGCCTCATCCATTTCCTGGCCGATGTGAAATCCGGCAAACAAAAGGTCGCTGCGCCCCTGTATTCTCATCTTGAATACGATGTACTACCCGGACAGCTACAGTGGATAGAACAGCCTGATATCGTGATTGTAGAGGGGGTAAATGTATTGCAGGTACGTCCCCGTCAGCAACAGAAAGATCCGGCTGTTTTCGTTTCCGATTTTTTCGATTTCAGTATTTATGTAGATGCTGCTGAAAAAGATATCCGTCAATGGTACATCGCCCGTTTCGAATCCCTTCGTAAAACAGCCTTCCAGAATCCGGAGTCCTTCTTCCACCGTTATGCACATCTGTCGGATGCCGCCACTGTAGAGCTGGCTACGCAGATCTGGGAAGATATCAACAAACCCAACCTGGAGCAAAATATCGCTCCTACCCGGTATCGTTCCAGTCTTATCCTGGAAAAAGGGCACCATCATTTTGTACAATCCATCCAACTGCGTAAAACATAA
- a CDS encoding NAD-dependent succinate-semialdehyde dehydrogenase, whose protein sequence is MFTSINPFTQETIAVYTPHTAKEIEKKLESGNKAYHDLLQSTVDQRRQWMMEVAGLLRKNADEHAALITQEMGKTGKEAKAEVLKCALSAEYYAENIAEMLQPKPIISDAYKSYVSYEPKGIILAIMPWNFPYWQVFRFAIPNILAGNTGLLKHASNVSGCALAIEKVFSDSGFPPGTFQSVLVSSKDIEPIIADPRVQGVTLTGSTPAGKSVAALAGKYIKKTVLELGGSDPFIVLKDANLEAAAKTAVQGRMQNAGQSCIAAKRWIVEKEIVPAFTAEVKRILSALQQGDPTQESTQMGPMARPDLAEDLARQLQESVRQGARLELGGTYEGCNFAPTLLTRVTSDMTAFKEETFGPLAVIIEAANEDEAIALANATEFGLGAALWTSDLDKAARLAQRIESGNVFINAMVRSDARLPFGGVKQSGYGRELSLEGAHEFLNIKTVYVQQ, encoded by the coding sequence ATGTTTACAAGCATTAATCCATTTACGCAGGAGACCATCGCAGTATATACTCCGCATACAGCAAAAGAAATTGAGAAGAAACTGGAATCAGGAAATAAAGCCTATCACGATCTGTTGCAAAGTACCGTGGATCAGCGCAGGCAATGGATGATGGAAGTGGCGGGCTTACTGCGGAAAAATGCAGATGAACATGCCGCCCTGATCACACAGGAGATGGGAAAAACAGGGAAGGAAGCAAAAGCAGAGGTATTGAAATGTGCGCTGTCGGCGGAATACTATGCAGAAAACATCGCCGAAATGCTACAGCCGAAACCCATCATTTCCGACGCTTATAAAAGCTACGTATCCTATGAACCCAAAGGGATCATACTGGCCATTATGCCCTGGAACTTCCCATACTGGCAGGTTTTCCGCTTTGCCATTCCCAATATACTCGCCGGCAACACTGGTTTATTGAAACACGCGAGCAATGTAAGTGGTTGTGCGCTGGCAATAGAAAAAGTATTTTCAGATAGTGGGTTTCCACCCGGTACTTTCCAGTCGGTATTGGTATCCTCTAAAGATATTGAGCCCATCATTGCGGATCCGCGGGTACAGGGCGTTACACTTACCGGCAGCACCCCTGCAGGTAAAAGTGTGGCAGCCCTGGCGGGTAAATACATCAAAAAAACAGTGCTCGAACTGGGTGGCAGCGATCCTTTCATTGTATTGAAAGATGCCAACCTTGAAGCTGCTGCTAAAACTGCCGTGCAGGGCCGTATGCAAAACGCAGGACAGTCGTGCATTGCAGCCAAACGCTGGATAGTAGAAAAGGAAATAGTACCGGCCTTCACCGCAGAAGTGAAACGGATACTAAGCGCGCTACAACAGGGTGATCCCACTCAGGAAAGTACCCAAATGGGACCTATGGCACGCCCGGATCTGGCAGAAGATCTTGCAAGACAGTTGCAGGAAAGCGTCAGGCAAGGCGCCCGGCTGGAGTTGGGCGGAACGTATGAAGGATGTAACTTTGCGCCGACCCTTCTTACCAGGGTTACAAGTGATATGACTGCCTTTAAAGAAGAAACATTCGGTCCACTGGCTGTGATTATTGAAGCAGCCAATGAGGATGAAGCCATTGCACTCGCCAATGCAACGGAATTCGGTCTTGGTGCAGCACTGTGGACCAGCGACCTGGATAAAGCCGCCCGCCTGGCACAGCGGATCGAAAGCGGTAACGTTTTTATCAACGCCATGGTACGCTCAGATGCCCGCCTGCCTTTCGGAGGAGTGAAACAATCCGGCTACGGACGGGAACTCTCACTGGAAGGCGCACACGAATTTCTCAATATTAAAACTGTGTATGTTCAGCAATAA
- a CDS encoding MFS transporter — protein sequence MGLSRWNIMIMALCTGLIVANIYYSQPLLVLIADKLGVSESNAGQITFFTQVGYALGLLFCVPLGDKLERKRQIVVMTAAAAVVLAVAAMSTNVTMLKITGLLIGFTSVVPQLILPLAANLSDPASRGKVIGTIMSGLLVGILLSRTLSGIIGHRFGWQAMFWIASGISALLAVIMMISFPNSKPSFTGSYSDLMKSLLTLIREQPVLREASAINACCFAMFGMFWTTVVFLLSAPPFRYTSEQIGFMGLAAAAGALGAPLIGRIADKKNPRIAIGYGIIFLFLGYFLFYIFRTSLVGIVAGIIAIDLGLQGIHVSNQTRIYTLMPEARNRLNTVFMTTSFIGTSLGSGIGLWVWSFAQWSGVCIAGIALISTALIIYLATYKKANTAISA from the coding sequence ATGGGGCTCAGCAGATGGAATATTATGATCATGGCGCTTTGCACAGGATTGATAGTAGCGAATATCTATTACAGTCAACCGTTGCTGGTGCTGATTGCAGATAAGTTAGGGGTATCAGAAAGCAACGCGGGACAGATCACTTTTTTCACACAGGTAGGGTATGCACTTGGATTGTTGTTTTGTGTACCATTGGGAGATAAACTGGAGCGCAAGCGTCAGATAGTGGTGATGACAGCGGCAGCTGCTGTAGTACTGGCTGTTGCAGCCATGTCCACGAATGTAACTATGCTGAAAATAACAGGACTACTGATTGGTTTCACATCAGTAGTGCCTCAGCTGATATTACCGTTGGCTGCTAATCTATCCGATCCTGCCAGCAGAGGAAAAGTGATCGGTACTATTATGAGTGGGTTATTGGTGGGCATATTATTATCCCGGACCCTAAGCGGAATCATCGGGCATCGTTTCGGATGGCAGGCTATGTTCTGGATTGCATCCGGCATCAGTGCGCTGCTGGCGGTAATCATGATGATATCTTTTCCTAACAGCAAACCTTCCTTCACGGGGTCCTACAGCGATCTGATGAAATCCCTGCTGACACTGATCCGGGAACAACCGGTGCTGCGGGAAGCATCTGCTATTAATGCATGCTGCTTTGCGATGTTTGGTATGTTCTGGACAACTGTGGTGTTCCTCTTGTCGGCCCCACCTTTCCGGTATACGAGCGAACAGATTGGTTTCATGGGGCTTGCAGCGGCTGCAGGCGCACTGGGAGCTCCCCTGATAGGACGTATTGCAGATAAAAAGAACCCGCGCATTGCGATAGGATACGGCATTATTTTCCTTTTCCTGGGTTACTTTTTGTTTTATATCTTCCGTACCAGCCTCGTTGGCATTGTAGCCGGCATAATAGCGATAGACCTGGGTTTACAGGGGATTCATGTATCCAACCAGACGCGTATTTACACCCTTATGCCCGAAGCCAGGAACCGCCTGAACACGGTGTTTATGACCACCAGTTTTATCGGCACCTCTCTTGGCTCCGGTATCGGTTTGTGGGTATGGTCGTTTGCACAATGGAGTGGCGTTTGTATCGCCGGTATTGCGCTGATCTCTACTGCGTTGATCATCTACCTGGCCACTTACAAAAAAGCCAATACAGCTATTAGCGCTTAG